One Helianthus annuus cultivar XRQ/B chromosome 7, HanXRQr2.0-SUNRISE, whole genome shotgun sequence genomic region harbors:
- the LOC110866513 gene encoding uncharacterized protein LOC110866513 has protein sequence MPPRRNVNNHRNENNDIPIETLIANAVNTAIAGLVPNLLQQLQQNNNGPPGGNNNNGPPGGNNNNGPQGRNANPPVAIHDWLDRFQKLKPKSFSTAATPVEAENWIAHIEKNFEVLGVNDEFKVRLASYKLEDDAHRWWKTLKNARGGDNYAATLPWNEFRTLFYQQYFTDADRSEYLREYSSIMQGDDEPIMEFKTRFCRLVNFLGPTAGTVEQQTNTFKWAICDRDRKFILNLRFADINEIVDAVKNLDNDKKHRQRTLDDNRKRPREDNQSNSSFQGDNDQSRDRRHRSDRNYDNQMHQDKQNLPQYRDPPCATCKPHSGVCRRAERLCFNCGDAGHLVKECPKFNPRANSRGNARLATNDAASTPGIIFGQLHIN, from the coding sequence ATGCCTCCTAGAAGAAATGTGAACAACCATCGTAATGAGAATAACGACATCCCTATTGAGACCCTCATTGCTAACGCTGTCAATACGGCTATCGCGGGTTTGGTTCCTAACTTGTTGCAACAGCTTCAGCAAAATAACAACGGGCCACCAGGAGGTAATAACAACAACGGGCCACCAGGAGGTAATAACAACAACGGCCCTCAAGGCAGAAATGCTAACCCTCCTGTTGCCATTCATGATTGGCTTGATCGCTTCCAGAAGTTAAAGCCAAAATCGTTTAGTACCGCTGCTACTCCCGTCGAGGCGGAAAACTGGATTGCTCATATCGAGAAAAATTTTGAAGTGTTGGGTGTGAATGACGAATTCAAAGTCAGGCTTGCTAGTTACAAACTGGAGGACGATGCTCATAGGTGGTGGAAGACTTTGAAGAATGCTCGTGGAGGAGATAATTATGCAGCCACACTTCCTTGGAATGAGTTTCGCACATTGTTCTATCAGCAGTATTTCACTGATGCTGACCGCAGTGAATATCTAAGAGAGTATTCCTCTATCATGCAGGGGGACGATGAGCCTATTATGGAGTTTAAAACTCGTTTCTGTCGTTTGGTCAATTTTCTGGGTCCGACTGCAGGTACGGTAGAGCAGCAAACCAACACTTTCAAGTGGGCTATATGTGACCGTGATAGGAAGTTTATTCTGAATCTTCGTTTCGCTGATATTAATGAGATTGTTGATGCGGTCAAAAACTTAGATAATGATAAGAAGCATCGCCAGAGGACGTTGGATGATAATCGTAAGCGACCAAGGGAAGATAACCAGAGTAATTCTTCTTTTCAAGGTGACAATGATCAATCTCGAGACCGTAGGCACCGTTCTGACAGGAATTACGACAATCAGATGCATCAAGACAAACAAAACCTGCCACAATATCGTGACCCTCCTTGTGCCACTTGTAAACCTCATAGCGGGGTTTGTCGCCGAGCGGAACGTctctgtttcaattgtggagatgcAGGTCACCTGGTTAAAGAGTGCCCTAAGTTTAACCCTAGAGCTAATAGTAGGGGAAATGCCAGGCTTGCTACTAATGATGCAGCTAGTACCCCAGGTATAATTTTCGGTCAATTGCATATTAATTAA